One window of Lawsonibacter asaccharolyticus genomic DNA carries:
- a CDS encoding oligopeptide ABC transporter ATPase component — MSDAILQVSNLEKHFRVGRGKILRAVDNVSFAIQRGKTLGLVGESGCGKTTVGRTLLRIYEPDGGTIVFDGQDISKVTRAQAKALTRKMQMIFQDPYASLNPFFTVGEIIAEGLELHKLCANAKERRERVYELLNMVGLSKEHANRFPHEFSGGQRQRVGIARALALNPEFIVCDEPISALDVSIQAQVVNMLMKFQRELGLTYLFIAHDLSMVRHIADETAVMYLGTMVEYGPTEEVYGHPAHPYTQGLLSAVPVADPDYEKTHHRIPMEGEVPSPIDPKPGCRFCGRCPRATEQCRTQTPAPKDLSGGHFAACHHLD; from the coding sequence ATGTCTGATGCAATTCTCCAGGTTTCCAACTTGGAAAAACACTTCCGTGTAGGCCGGGGCAAGATCCTGCGGGCGGTGGACAATGTATCCTTTGCCATCCAGCGGGGCAAGACCCTGGGACTGGTGGGCGAGTCCGGCTGCGGCAAGACCACCGTGGGCCGCACCCTGCTGCGTATCTATGAGCCGGACGGGGGCACCATCGTGTTTGACGGCCAGGACATCAGTAAGGTGACCCGGGCCCAGGCCAAGGCCCTGACTCGAAAGATGCAGATGATCTTTCAGGACCCCTACGCCTCTCTGAATCCCTTTTTCACCGTAGGCGAGATCATCGCGGAGGGCCTGGAGCTGCATAAGCTTTGCGCCAATGCCAAGGAGCGGCGGGAGCGGGTGTATGAGCTGCTGAACATGGTAGGCCTCAGCAAGGAGCACGCCAACCGATTCCCCCATGAGTTCTCCGGAGGCCAGCGCCAGCGGGTGGGTATCGCCCGGGCGCTGGCATTGAACCCGGAATTTATCGTCTGTGATGAGCCCATCTCCGCCCTGGATGTGTCCATCCAGGCCCAGGTGGTCAATATGCTGATGAAGTTTCAGCGGGAGCTGGGACTTACTTACCTGTTTATTGCCCACGATCTGTCCATGGTCCGCCACATCGCCGATGAGACGGCTGTCATGTATCTGGGCACCATGGTGGAATACGGCCCTACGGAGGAGGTTTACGGCCATCCGGCCCATCCATATACCCAGGGTCTGCTCTCGGCAGTGCCGGTGGCCGACCCAGACTACGAAAAGACCCACCACCGCATCCCTATGGAGGGCGAGGTGCCCAGCCCCATCGACCCCAAACCGGGCTGCCGTTTCTGCGGCCGTTGTCCCCGGGCTACCGAGCAGTGCCGCACGCAGACGCCCGCGCCCAAGGACCTGAGCGGCGGACATTTTGCCGCTTGTCATCATCTGGATTAG